One genomic segment of Ignavibacteria bacterium includes these proteins:
- a CDS encoding nuclear transport factor 2 family protein: MRFFVLSLFPLLIISSAAAQTNLQKGKDLLLKADMEFSRLSQEKGSNEAFLAFASDSAVLLRKNSYPVEGKSAIRSLLSRRPDTSFVLIWKPVFADIASSGELGYTYGTYEVRTPGGLKLTGEGTYVTIWKRDKNGRWKFVLDAGNEGLRAEKK; the protein is encoded by the coding sequence ATGAGATTCTTTGTTTTATCTCTGTTCCCGCTGCTTATAATTTCCAGCGCAGCGGCACAGACTAACCTGCAGAAAGGAAAAGACCTGCTTCTGAAGGCTGACATGGAGTTCTCCAGGCTTTCACAGGAAAAAGGGTCAAACGAGGCGTTCCTTGCTTTTGCTTCAGACAGCGCCGTACTATTAAGAAAAAACAGCTATCCAGTTGAGGGAAAATCTGCCATCAGAAGCCTTCTTTCCAGGCGGCCCGACACGTCCTTTGTGCTCATATGGAAACCCGTCTTTGCAGATATAGCATCTTCAGGGGAGCTGGGGTACACTTACGGGACTTATGAAGTGAGGACCCCGGGCGGGTTAAAACTGACTGGTGAGGGAACGTACGTTACAATATGGAAAAGAGATAAAAACGGCCGCTGGAAGTTCGTTCTTGACGCCGGAAACGAAGGCCTAAGAGCTGAAAAGAAATAG
- a CDS encoding SWF/SNF helicase family protein encodes MGDILESMISQELNEKTFFFHGSLTRSQRDKIVSDFQGNPETRIMVVSLKAGGTGLNLTAAARVIHYDLWWNPAVETQATDRVYRIGQHRNVTVHRLITLGTFEEKIDDMIKQKKELSELTVSVGESWITELPERELKKIFSLR; translated from the coding sequence ATGGGGGATATACTGGAGAGCATGATATCACAAGAACTAAACGAGAAGACATTTTTCTTTCACGGATCTCTTACAAGAAGCCAGAGGGATAAAATAGTAAGTGACTTCCAGGGGAATCCGGAAACAAGGATCATGGTAGTCTCACTTAAGGCCGGGGGAACGGGGCTTAATCTTACGGCGGCTGCCAGGGTTATTCATTACGACCTCTGGTGGAACCCTGCCGTGGAGACGCAGGCAACAGACCGCGTTTACCGCATAGGCCAGCACAGGAACGTTACAGTCCACCGCCTCATAACGCTTGGCACATTTGAAGAGAAAATTGACGACATGATAAAGCAGAAAAAAGAGCTCTCGGAGCTGACCGTGTCGGTTGGAGAAAGCTGGATTACGGAGCTTCCGGAGCGTGAACTAAAGAAGATTTTCAGCCTCAGGTGA
- a CDS encoding DEAD/DEAH box helicase family protein — protein MERSAFGRTWWGNAWIEALEKSDIDRDRLEEGKAYAARGNVKEIKFERREILAFVHDQETYKPKIRLIEFSDEEKRQVEKIISGKPALASDLSLGRLPEEMLELMKEKSIPLFPTSWQRVTSSCTCEEKENPCRHRAAVYYLIANEIDKNPFILFNLRGISTEELMQNAGLVAIEEISREEDEFIPYEKAGVNAAMPEEREPDLSFDDINIRSLFTLLPDNPLFYNESNFKLLLIEKYKSLTSFAETINVEDEINVRMNRLDIHILCSGKKPKKEKSSYRESEPVFLFSPETYIPGIKTRDEPLQLNMPVLSGNSLSLQKKKMKAAERTDVMNYFLSLPLDLSSDNSSRPVMFLNLASSIALALVKTFSFIPELTLFEDNSFIIRYTPLIHDEKTQAAMELLKNMAPEDFIFRESDQAVFKEPELFVLSEFITYIVHQQEAKLGRNFFFLDQKIYNAFFKGERFKPEKFEEESYAKAVLDWLERITFRKRTLQPVVVIKSITADRYSVQVEIRDRQKEGSKPLPFSGLFEEKGSLFGMESEIVRTELLREVKIASEYFPQLNAVLNSSGEELGTMTSEEIFDFITKTSDTLNLLGLKVVLPENIKDLAEPKLILTANDRDHHESLTYFSLKDLLEFQWQVAIGDTLITAEEFRKMAMESRGIVKLKDSYFLLDPEKAEAILDEISRKPEDFSPRDILQTFLTGEFQGKKFIPAEALARKIEALLKPEEVTYPEDLHTKLRPYQKTGFRWLYTNAVKGFGCCLADDMGLGKTVQVIALILRFKEEGKLTSPALVVCPTTIAGNWYKELARFAPKLKVFVYHGAQRRLMLKNVDVVITTYGTLRSDEEKFGKFTWAIGIIDEAQNIKNPDAEQTRAVKSISAVNRVAMSGTPVENRMTELWSIFDYINNGYLGTLGSFRKNFSMPIEKYRDKEKITKLRKITSPFILRRLKTDEKIIKDLPDKIVFDEYCFLTKDQTVLYEEVVKSALGELKLNKGAARKGAIFKLITELKEICNHPSQFKKEEDFRSELSGKSEKTLELLRKMLR, from the coding sequence GTGGAAAGAAGTGCTTTCGGAAGGACGTGGTGGGGCAATGCGTGGATTGAGGCTCTGGAGAAAAGTGACATTGACAGGGACAGGCTTGAGGAGGGGAAGGCATATGCCGCCCGTGGGAATGTCAAAGAAATAAAATTTGAGAGGCGTGAAATACTGGCTTTTGTTCACGACCAGGAAACCTATAAGCCGAAGATCAGGCTTATAGAATTCAGCGATGAAGAAAAACGCCAGGTTGAAAAAATCATAAGCGGAAAGCCTGCACTTGCCTCCGATTTAAGCCTGGGCAGGCTTCCTGAAGAGATGCTGGAGCTGATGAAGGAGAAGTCGATTCCCCTTTTCCCCACAAGCTGGCAGAGAGTTACCTCCTCATGCACGTGTGAGGAAAAAGAAAACCCATGCCGGCACCGTGCCGCGGTTTATTACCTCATTGCAAATGAAATTGATAAAAACCCTTTCATACTTTTTAATCTGCGCGGCATTTCTACAGAAGAGCTGATGCAAAACGCGGGGCTTGTTGCAATTGAGGAGATTAGCAGGGAAGAAGACGAGTTTATCCCTTACGAAAAGGCGGGTGTAAATGCCGCAATGCCTGAAGAAAGGGAGCCCGACCTGTCATTTGACGACATTAATATAAGGTCACTTTTTACGCTTCTACCCGACAATCCCCTCTTCTATAACGAGAGCAACTTTAAGCTATTGCTGATTGAAAAGTATAAGTCGCTTACCTCCTTTGCCGAGACAATAAATGTTGAAGATGAAATAAACGTCCGGATGAACCGCCTGGATATTCATATACTATGCAGCGGAAAAAAGCCTAAAAAGGAAAAGTCCAGTTACCGTGAAAGTGAACCCGTTTTCCTCTTCTCGCCTGAGACGTACATCCCCGGAATAAAAACCAGAGATGAACCACTTCAGCTTAACATGCCCGTGCTTTCGGGCAATAGTCTGAGCCTCCAGAAAAAAAAGATGAAGGCTGCTGAAAGAACGGACGTAATGAACTACTTCCTTTCACTGCCCCTTGACCTTTCCAGTGATAATTCATCGCGCCCGGTAATGTTTCTTAACCTCGCCTCATCAATTGCCCTGGCGCTGGTGAAAACATTTTCTTTTATCCCAGAGCTTACGCTTTTTGAAGACAACAGCTTTATTATACGCTACACGCCTCTAATACACGATGAGAAGACGCAGGCGGCAATGGAGCTTCTTAAAAACATGGCGCCGGAAGATTTTATTTTCAGGGAAAGCGACCAGGCGGTGTTCAAAGAACCTGAACTTTTCGTGCTTTCTGAATTCATTACCTATATAGTGCATCAGCAGGAGGCAAAGCTGGGGAGGAACTTCTTTTTCCTCGACCAGAAGATATATAACGCTTTTTTTAAAGGGGAACGTTTTAAGCCTGAAAAGTTTGAGGAAGAAAGTTACGCCAAGGCAGTTCTGGACTGGCTTGAAAGGATTACCTTCAGAAAAAGAACACTTCAGCCTGTGGTGGTAATTAAGAGTATAACAGCCGACAGGTACTCAGTCCAGGTTGAAATAAGGGACAGGCAGAAAGAAGGCTCAAAGCCGCTCCCCTTTTCGGGGCTCTTTGAAGAAAAAGGGAGCCTTTTCGGGATGGAAAGCGAAATAGTAAGAACAGAACTCCTTCGCGAGGTTAAGATAGCCTCTGAATACTTCCCGCAGCTGAATGCAGTTCTAAACAGCTCGGGAGAGGAATTAGGCACGATGACCTCTGAGGAGATCTTTGATTTTATAACGAAAACTTCAGATACATTAAACCTGCTTGGGCTTAAGGTCGTTCTGCCGGAGAACATAAAAGACCTTGCTGAGCCTAAACTGATACTTACGGCAAATGACAGGGATCACCATGAGTCATTGACATATTTTTCTTTAAAGGACCTGCTGGAATTTCAGTGGCAGGTGGCTATTGGAGACACCCTGATTACGGCCGAGGAATTCCGGAAGATGGCTATGGAGTCGAGAGGAATTGTAAAGCTTAAGGACAGCTACTTTCTCTTAGATCCTGAGAAGGCCGAGGCAATTCTGGATGAAATATCGCGCAAGCCGGAAGATTTTTCGCCCAGGGATATACTGCAGACATTTCTTACGGGAGAGTTCCAGGGGAAAAAGTTCATTCCCGCCGAGGCTTTGGCAAGAAAGATTGAAGCGCTATTGAAGCCAGAGGAGGTGACTTATCCCGAGGACCTTCACACAAAGCTCAGGCCTTACCAGAAGACGGGATTCCGCTGGCTTTACACGAATGCTGTAAAGGGCTTCGGCTGCTGCCTGGCTGACGATATGGGGCTTGGGAAAACCGTGCAGGTAATTGCACTCATACTGAGGTTCAAGGAAGAAGGAAAGCTCACTTCCCCTGCCCTTGTTGTATGCCCTACAACCATTGCAGGAAACTGGTATAAAGAGCTTGCAAGATTTGCCCCGAAGCTGAAGGTCTTTGTCTATCACGGCGCGCAAAGGAGGCTTATGCTTAAAAATGTGGATGTTGTTATTACAACCTACGGCACATTAAGAAGTGATGAGGAGAAGTTCGGCAAATTTACCTGGGCTATCGGCATTATAGATGAGGCGCAGAATATCAAGAATCCCGATGCCGAGCAGACGAGGGCCGTTAAGTCGATAAGCGCGGTTAACCGTGTAGCCATGAGCGGCACCCCGGTTGAGAACAGGATGACAGAGCTCTGGAGCATATTTGATTATATTAATAACGGTTATCTTGGCACGCTCGGAAGCTTCAGGAAGAACTTTTCCATGCCGATTGAAAAGTACAGGGATAAAGAGAAGATAACAAAGCTCAGGAAGATAACCTCCCCATTTATTTTAAGGCGCCTTAAAACAGATGAAAAAATAATAAAGGACCTGCCGGATAAAATAGTGTTTGATGAATACTGCTTTCTTACAAAGGATCAGACGGTATTATATGAAGAGGTTGTAAAGTCGGCCCTGGGTGAGCTGAAGCTGAATAAGGGGGCGGCAAGAAAAGGGGCCATATTTAAGCTTATTACGGAGCTTAAAGAGATCTGCAACCACCCTTCGCAGTTTAAGAAAGAGGAAGACTTTAGAAGTGAGCTCTCCGGGAAATCGGAGAAAACGCTTGAGCTCCTCAGGAAAATGCTACGCTAG
- a CDS encoding prenyltransferase → MSIPFRSKLFSWLKIIRIQFYPMTLIAYSLGAAAAFLSSGRFNLQAYLRGYVILFLIELLTILCNEYFDYSTDKLNKNFSFYTGGTRMLVEGKISSGEVKAAASVVTALILVSSLLLLSSTPASSVLPAAVMIMASLILGVGYTVPPLKFCYRGLGEIIVSTTHSPVVIMCGFVFQEGRWNNSLPWFFSIPLFFAVMGAITLAGIPDYSADSSVKKRTISVILGPRRAAMLSIVFTAFAALAAFLLWYYEILDGYAGAALLLVLFHAVILWMNLYRLIKSNDFDRRINSTMQIALSYIIWFGVIPLVYLVLK, encoded by the coding sequence ATGAGTATCCCCTTCAGGAGTAAATTGTTTTCCTGGCTGAAAATTATACGCATTCAGTTTTATCCCATGACACTTATTGCCTACAGCCTTGGCGCCGCGGCGGCATTCTTAAGTTCAGGGCGCTTTAACCTTCAGGCTTACCTCCGGGGCTACGTCATACTTTTCTTAATTGAACTCCTTACAATCCTCTGCAATGAATACTTTGACTATTCGACAGATAAGCTGAATAAAAACTTCAGCTTTTATACCGGGGGCACGAGAATGCTGGTCGAGGGGAAGATATCCTCAGGTGAAGTTAAAGCCGCGGCCTCAGTGGTTACAGCCTTAATTTTGGTAAGCTCACTTCTGCTTCTAAGCAGCACGCCTGCCTCATCCGTGCTGCCTGCAGCAGTAATGATTATGGCCAGCCTCATTCTGGGCGTCGGCTATACCGTGCCGCCCCTTAAATTCTGCTACAGGGGCTTAGGAGAAATTATTGTAAGCACAACCCACAGTCCTGTTGTAATCATGTGCGGCTTTGTTTTCCAGGAAGGGCGGTGGAATAACTCTCTTCCGTGGTTTTTCAGCATCCCGCTTTTCTTTGCCGTAATGGGTGCAATTACGCTTGCGGGCATTCCGGATTATAGTGCCGACTCTTCGGTTAAAAAAAGAACAATTTCTGTAATTCTTGGTCCCAGGCGCGCTGCCATGCTTTCAATTGTCTTTACGGCATTTGCCGCGCTTGCGGCATTTCTCCTGTGGTATTATGAAATACTAGACGGCTACGCCGGGGCTGCGCTTCTGCTGGTGCTTTTTCACGCTGTTATACTCTGGATGAACCTCTACAGGCTAATCAAATCCAACGATTTCGACCGCAGGATTAATTCCACAATGCAGATTGCGCTTAGCTACATCATCTGGTTCGGTGTGATACCGCTTGTATATCTTGTATTAAAATAA